The following are encoded in a window of Gasterosteus aculeatus chromosome 5, fGasAcu3.hap1.1, whole genome shotgun sequence genomic DNA:
- the LOC120819095 gene encoding potassium voltage-gated channel subfamily A member 7, whose amino-acid sequence MDSSDPRKDESGGGGSGGGKEGGGESGKLLKNHLNCEEKGEKETKGNGTEEKKEGRRSGSLRRSGLALSERVAINVSGMRYETQLRTLAQFPDSLLGDPGRRSRYFDPLRNELFLDRNRACFDAILYFYQSGGRLRRPANIPLDIFMDELMFYELGEDIVNRFKADEGFPKEEETPLPSNEIQKKLWILFEHPESSSGARIIAIVSVMVIVVSILIFCLETLPEFRDEKETREEYFYKYHSQAKNVSENMPLPQSVFHDPFFLVETICICWFSFELFVRLACCPSKVRFFKDVMNIIDFSAILPYFVTLGTELAKDNDASPATSLAIIRVIRLVRVFRIFKLSRHSKGLQILGQTLRASMRELGLLIFFLFIGVILFSSAIYFAEADHADTHFVSIPHAFWWAVVTMTTVGYGDMYPETVWGKLVGSMCAIAGVLTISLPVPVIVSNFSYFYHRETECVEHTEYSPVQAGAWEDEGRDVEEEDGDADYFAVEGSCSPLNGTLLEFGGGGTGQTEPQVTQV is encoded by the exons ATGGACAGCAGCGACCCGCGAAAGGACGAAAGCggaggcggcggcagcggcggcgggaAAGAGGGCGGCGGGGAGAGCGGTAAGCTCCTCAAGAACCACCTCAACTGCgaggaaaaaggtgagaaggagacCAAAGGGAACGGGaccgaggagaagaaagagggccGGCGCTCCGGGTCCCTGCGGAGGAGTGGATTGGCGCTGAGCGAGAGGGTGGCCATCAACGTCTCGGGGATGCGATATGAAACTCAGCTCCGCACCTTGGCCCAATTCCCCGACTCCTTGCTCGGGGACCCCGGGCGCAGGTCGCGCTACTTCGACCCGCTTCGAAACGAGCTCTTCCTCGATCGGAACCGGGCCTGCTTCGACGCCATTCTGTACTTCTACCAGTCGGGCGGGAGGCTTCGGAGGCCCGCGAACATCCCCCTGGACATCTTCATGGATGAGCTGATGTTCTACGAGCTGGGAGAGGACATCGTGAACCGCTTCAAGGCGGACGAGGGCTTCcccaaggaggaggagacgccgcTTCCGTCGAACGAGATCCAGAAAAAACTGTGGATACTGTTTGAGCACCCCGAGTCGTCGTCGGGCGCACGCATCATAGCCATCGTCAGCGTCATGGTGATCGTGGTGTCCATCCTCATCTTCTGCCTGGAGACGCTGCCCGAATTCCGGGACGAGAAGGAGACACGGGAG GAGTATTTTTACAAGTACCACTCCCAGGCGAAGAACGTGTCCGAGAACATGCCGCTCCCGCAGAGTGTTTTCCACGACCCCTTCTTCCTGGTGGAGACCATCTGCATATGCTGGTTCTCCTTCGAGCTCTTCGTGCGCCTCGCCTGCTGTCCCAGCAAGGTGCGCTTCTTCAAGGACGTCATGAACATCATCGATTTCAGCGCCATCCTGCCCTATTTCGTCACTCTGGGGACGGAGCTGGCCAAGGACAACGACGCCTCCCCGGCCACGTCCTTGGCCATCATCCGAGTCATCCGGCTGGTGAGGGTGTTCCGGATCTTCAAGCTGTCCCGTCACTCCAAGGGCCTCCAGATCCTCGGGCAGACGCTGAGGGCCAGCATGCGCGAGCTGGGCCTGCTCATCTTCTTCCTGTTCATCGGCGTGATCCTCTTCTCCAGCGCCATCTACTTCGCCGAGGCCGACCACGCCGACACGCACTTTGTCAGCATCCCGCACGCTTTCTGGTGGGCGgtggtcaccatgacgacggtgGGCTACGGCGACATGTACCCGGAGACCGTGTGGGGTAAGTTGGTGGGCTCCATGTGCGCCATCGCCGGCGTGCTCACCATCTCGCTGCCGGTGCCCGTCATAGTGTCCAACTTCAGCTACTTCTACCACCGAGAGACCGAGTGCGTGGAGCACACCGAGTACAGTCCCGTGCAGGCGGGCGCGTGGGAAGACGAGGGGCGGgacgtggaggaagaggacggagaCGCAGATTATTTTGCCGTTGAAGGCAGCTGCAGCCCTCTGAACGGGACGCTGCTGGAGTTCGGAGGAGGTGGGACGGGTCAGACTGAACCACAGGTCACTCAGGTGTGA
- the fgf21 gene encoding fibroblast growth factor 21 isoform X1, producing the protein MYLQIALDGSVSGSDARSTYSVLQLKSIQPGHVVIRGKASSMFLCVDSGGRLRGQGPYSEADCSFRELLLGDGYTRFLSSQHGSPLSLASRPSPDPNSVPFTRFLPIRTAPEAESVIEEPPSNQRYVNVDSEDLLGMGLNTVVSPQFSAEK; encoded by the exons ATGTACCTGCAGATCGCTCTGGACGGGAGCGTGTCGGGAAGCGACGCTCGGTCCACTTACA GTGTGCTGCAGCTGAAATCTATCCAGCCGGGCCACGTGGTCATCAGAGGGAAGGCCTCCTCCATGTTCCTCTGCGTGGACAGCGGGGGCCGTTTGAGAGGACAG GGGCCGTACTCAGAGGCCGACTGCAGCttcagggagctgctgctgggggatGGCTACACCCGGTTCCTGTCCTCGCAGCACGGGTCCCCGCTGTCTCTGGCGTCGAGGCCTTCCCCGGATCCCAACTCGGTGCCCTTCACTCGATTCCTACCCATCCGGACCGCCCCGGAGGCTGAGAGCGTGATCGAAGAGCCACCGAGCAATCAGAGATACGTCAACGTGGACTCAGAGGATCTTCTTGGGATGGGCCTGAACACTGTGGTCAGTCCTCAGTTCTCGGCGGAGAAGTAA
- the fgf21 gene encoding fibroblast growth factor 21 isoform X2 — MFSFPRHFSCLSSLLLMVPLPFCSSFYLTDSSPLLPFNNQVKEVHLYTENHRRAMYLQIALDGSVSGSDARSTYSVLQLKSIQPGHVVIRGKASSMFLCVDSGGRLRGQGPYSEADCSFRELLLGDGYTRFLSSQHGSPLSLASRPSPDPNSVPFTRFLPIRTAPEAESVIEEPPSNQRYVNVDSEDLLGMGLNTVVSPQFSAEK; from the exons ATGTTTTCGTTTCCACGTCACTTCTCCTGcctgtcttctctcctcctcatgGTCCCACTTCCTTTCTGTTCATCCTTTTATCTCACTGACTCCAGCCCACTTCTACCCTTCAATAATCAAGTCAAAGAGGTGCACCTCTACACAG AGAATCACAGAAGAGCGATGTACCTGCAGATCGCTCTGGACGGGAGCGTGTCGGGAAGCGACGCTCGGTCCACTTACA GTGTGCTGCAGCTGAAATCTATCCAGCCGGGCCACGTGGTCATCAGAGGGAAGGCCTCCTCCATGTTCCTCTGCGTGGACAGCGGGGGCCGTTTGAGAGGACAG GGGCCGTACTCAGAGGCCGACTGCAGCttcagggagctgctgctgggggatGGCTACACCCGGTTCCTGTCCTCGCAGCACGGGTCCCCGCTGTCTCTGGCGTCGAGGCCTTCCCCGGATCCCAACTCGGTGCCCTTCACTCGATTCCTACCCATCCGGACCGCCCCGGAGGCTGAGAGCGTGATCGAAGAGCCACCGAGCAATCAGAGATACGTCAACGTGGACTCAGAGGATCTTCTTGGGATGGGCCTGAACACTGTGGTCAGTCCTCAGTTCTCGGCGGAGAAGTAA